One Amycolatopsis sp. NBC_00355 genomic window carries:
- a CDS encoding PP2C family protein-serine/threonine phosphatase — MPPPSRFDAVLDAVRRAFVDGAGEPVGTELRPLAPAESRALLDGGVTAAVTEPAVLAGLLPGRAVTAAVAVTGGHDGGTLVYTAADVGGLPQAVADAVRTATADLADTVLRLQGDAAVIDALHSVGRQLTAQLDLGRIVQDATDAATKATGADFGAFFYNLINDVGESYTLYTLSGVPREAFAKFPMPRNTAVFGPTFDGTGTVRSPDITADARFGKNAPYHGMPEGHLPVRSYLAVSAISPTTGEVLGGFFFGHPGSARFTERHEYLAEGIAGYTAIALDNARLYERERTLVTELSRSMLPVTPDIPGLDVLTRYLPAATGTKIGGDWFDVIRLPSGATAFVIGDVVGHGVTAATVMGQVRTAIRCYAQLELAPSAVLRNVSELTAGLFGGSFVTCFYAVHHPDGTLTFANAGHLPAILLRPGAPAEQIGEALAQPLGVGSAFPERTTTFPRGAELVLYTDGLVESRTRDLTLGIEWLLAGIPALLAAPDLDAAWDALVEELTHGRHDDDIALIHVRHRGEDRP; from the coding sequence ATGCCGCCGCCGTCCCGGTTCGACGCCGTACTCGACGCCGTGCGCCGGGCCTTCGTCGACGGGGCGGGCGAACCGGTCGGCACCGAGCTGCGGCCGCTGGCCCCGGCCGAGAGCCGCGCGCTGCTGGACGGCGGCGTCACCGCGGCCGTGACCGAGCCCGCGGTCCTGGCGGGCCTGCTGCCGGGCCGGGCGGTCACCGCCGCGGTCGCGGTCACCGGCGGCCACGACGGCGGCACCCTGGTCTACACCGCCGCCGACGTCGGGGGCCTGCCCCAGGCCGTCGCCGACGCGGTCCGGACCGCCACCGCGGACCTCGCGGACACCGTGCTGCGGCTGCAGGGCGACGCGGCGGTGATCGACGCGCTGCACTCGGTCGGCCGGCAGCTGACCGCCCAGCTGGACCTCGGCCGGATCGTGCAGGACGCGACCGACGCCGCCACCAAGGCGACCGGCGCGGACTTCGGCGCGTTCTTCTACAACCTGATCAACGACGTCGGCGAGTCCTACACGCTCTACACGCTCTCTGGGGTGCCGCGGGAGGCGTTCGCGAAGTTCCCGATGCCGCGCAACACCGCGGTGTTCGGCCCGACCTTCGACGGCACCGGCACCGTCCGCAGCCCCGACATCACCGCGGACGCGCGGTTCGGGAAGAACGCGCCCTACCACGGGATGCCCGAAGGGCACCTGCCCGTGCGCAGCTACCTGGCGGTGTCGGCGATCAGCCCGACCACCGGGGAGGTGCTCGGCGGGTTCTTCTTCGGCCACCCCGGCTCCGCCCGGTTCACCGAGCGGCACGAGTACCTCGCCGAAGGCATCGCCGGCTACACGGCCATCGCGCTGGACAACGCCCGGCTCTACGAACGCGAGCGCACCCTCGTCACCGAGCTGTCCCGCAGCATGCTGCCGGTCACCCCGGACATCCCCGGCCTCGACGTGCTCACCCGCTACCTGCCCGCGGCCACCGGGACGAAGATCGGCGGCGACTGGTTCGACGTGATCCGGCTCCCGTCCGGCGCGACCGCGTTCGTCATCGGCGACGTCGTCGGCCACGGCGTCACCGCCGCGACCGTGATGGGCCAGGTCCGGACGGCGATCCGGTGCTACGCCCAGCTGGAGCTGGCGCCGTCGGCGGTGCTGCGCAACGTCTCCGAGCTGACCGCCGGGCTGTTCGGCGGGAGCTTCGTCACCTGCTTCTACGCGGTCCACCACCCCGACGGCACGCTGACCTTCGCGAACGCCGGGCACCTGCCGGCGATCCTGCTCCGGCCCGGCGCCCCGGCCGAGCAGATCGGCGAAGCGCTGGCGCAGCCGCTGGGCGTCGGCTCGGCGTTCCCCGAGCGCACCACCACCTTCCCGCGGGGCGCCGAGCTGGTGCTCTACACCGACGGGCTGGTCGAGAGCCGCACCCGCGACCTCACCCTGGGCATCGAATGGCTGCTGGCGGGTATCCCGGCCCTGCTGGCCGCGCCCGACCTCGACGCGGCGTGGGACGCCCTCGTCGAGGAGCTCACGCACGGCCGCCACGACGACGACATCGCGCTGATCCACGTGCGTCACCGCGGAGAGGACCGCCCATGA
- a CDS encoding ATP-binding protein → MEEHGSDGWNYRGTISPRTLPGLRRHLMSWLRRRAGEEVGRQADEIVLACWEAMANVLDHAYGGRPGEIEVRARIDDRVLIVTIADRGSWQALEERAGRGRGLRLIQALVDGLDLRSTDDGTVMTLTWPFPVRRSA, encoded by the coding sequence GTGGAAGAGCACGGATCGGACGGATGGAACTACCGCGGCACGATTTCGCCGCGCACGTTGCCGGGTCTGCGCCGCCATCTCATGTCGTGGCTGCGGCGACGGGCCGGCGAGGAGGTGGGCCGGCAGGCCGACGAGATCGTCCTCGCTTGCTGGGAGGCGATGGCCAACGTGCTGGACCACGCCTACGGGGGCCGGCCCGGCGAGATCGAGGTCCGGGCGCGGATCGACGACCGGGTCCTGATCGTCACGATCGCCGACCGGGGCAGCTGGCAGGCCCTCGAAGAGCGGGCCGGCCGCGGCCGCGGGCTGCGCCTGATCCAGGCGCTGGTGGACGGGCTCGACTTGCGCTCGACCGACGACGGCACGGTCATGACGCTGACCTGGCCGTTCCCGGTCCGCCGCAGCGCCTGA
- a CDS encoding GAF and ANTAR domain-containing protein, translated as MTGAPIPAEDLDELTAAMADLTGALETESAEEILQAVCAEAIRAIPGADMASITAIRDGEPTTAAATDDRAVDIDHVQYAAGEGPCLQAASSGEIVRVPLATAGRVWPEFTEYAGGVGVGSYLAAPLRVDEHLGGALNLFGFGDHGFAETDSQLLKLYTTIVTFGLRTTRRYHQARQRATELEAAMRSRAVIEQAKGILMAVHRISADEAMKRLITESQRTNVKLRDIATRFVAELSDGGTPG; from the coding sequence GTGACCGGTGCGCCGATTCCCGCCGAGGACCTCGACGAGCTGACCGCCGCCATGGCGGACCTCACGGGGGCTTTGGAGACCGAATCCGCCGAAGAGATCCTTCAGGCCGTCTGCGCGGAGGCCATCCGGGCCATCCCGGGCGCCGACATGGCCAGCATCACCGCGATCCGTGACGGCGAGCCGACGACCGCGGCCGCCACCGACGACCGCGCCGTCGACATCGACCACGTCCAGTACGCGGCGGGCGAGGGTCCGTGCCTGCAGGCGGCCTCGTCCGGCGAGATCGTCCGGGTGCCGCTCGCCACGGCCGGGCGGGTCTGGCCGGAGTTCACCGAGTACGCCGGGGGCGTCGGTGTCGGCAGCTACCTCGCCGCGCCGCTGCGGGTCGACGAGCACCTCGGCGGCGCGCTCAACCTCTTCGGCTTCGGCGACCACGGGTTCGCCGAAACCGACTCCCAGCTGCTGAAGCTCTACACCACGATCGTCACGTTCGGGCTGCGCACCACGCGGCGCTACCACCAGGCCCGGCAGCGGGCCACCGAGCTCGAGGCCGCGATGAGATCGCGGGCGGTGATCGAGCAGGCCAAGGGCATCCTGATGGCCGTGCACCGGATCTCCGCCGACGAAGCCATGAAACGCCTCATCACGGAGTCCCAGCGCACGAACGTCAAGCTGCGGGACATCGCGACCCGGTTCGTCGCCGAACTGTCCGACGGCGGTACTCCGGGCTGA
- a CDS encoding glucodextranase DOMON-like domain-containing protein: protein MTRSTSSVVLCAVLAAATLLPAHVATAAPDPGPGAVSHFGLARKDCLGTARNTTSKAWFTVANGVLSDVYAPVIDNTNVETLQFAVTDGRSFTDLQARDMTYTVRTSAGGMACEVTSTPRSGKYRLVTEYLADPARTGVLIRTRLEPLRDSGRDLKVYVRFDASINGNGGGGPANGGGDTATVDAATSALVSADTNTVSSAPARDYGTPLAAALRADRRFLSTGSAFAGTAGDGLAQLDRAHRLTDPTSTAVNGNVVQTAQLDLTPRRPAVLALGFGTDTRAAVATAGASLRTPFDQSYRDYARGWQNYDNGLTPLRGKDSEDTTAYYQSANVLKASEDKTFPGAVVASLGSPWGQAVSAGDAPGGKPVYFGSYREIFARDLYESFSGLLAAGDRDTARASVQWLFSRQQQPDGRFPRNSLLNGRKAPDSGGDQLDESAYPILMALQAGLDRDRTLYTDHIRGAADFVVAHGPSFGSERWEEQGGYSPSTIAAEIAGLVAAGVIADHNGDPARARVYRATADHFQRSIKGWTVTSTGPYGGRYFLRLTKNGDPNSEYFYNLGNGSVDADQRAVVDAGFLELTRLGVLPANNPDVTASLGVVDRVIKRDTPAGPGWYRYGTSAPGSEDGYGDCYEPDPTNCAPTGTPWPTTNTGSGHLWPVLAGERGEQAVQTGDRAGAAALLRAMRAQTGGTGLIPEQIWENPAVPASPYGTDPRTASIGFTPGQSVGSVAPLSWAQSQSVRLARAVADGKLPEQPADVRARYVTHAPPAALAVTLDAPASVSTSTAAVTGTAPAGSQVDLAVSATDAGTTTVLSVRASAAGTYSATVPTPLGANVVTATATGAGTGYAQRTISSDFVTGTVLLDKTDPDGDDNGPGAFTYPTATDFHAGAFDLQRFQVIDSGTTLVFRAQVRDLSPTFGSPLGAQLLTIYAHDPAATTTSTAAPFPTRAYTIAPADAWSRRIEVQGFADPALVDASGATLATPSVQASQATRYITVSVAKPAFGSPAAGWTFAVVLTGQDGNSADQARPFTPTAGQYTFGLCAAGGTAPVCGADPATAPKALDVLTPAGVDQAAELDPTRGPVAIRGVPVG from the coding sequence ATGACTCGGTCGACGTCGTCCGTGGTGCTGTGCGCGGTGCTGGCCGCCGCCACCCTCCTGCCTGCTCACGTGGCCACCGCGGCGCCCGATCCGGGGCCGGGCGCCGTCTCGCACTTCGGCCTGGCCCGCAAGGACTGCCTGGGCACCGCGCGGAACACCACCAGCAAGGCGTGGTTCACCGTCGCGAACGGCGTGCTCTCCGACGTCTACGCGCCCGTGATCGACAACACGAACGTCGAGACGCTGCAGTTCGCCGTCACCGACGGCCGCAGCTTCACCGACCTGCAGGCGCGCGACATGACCTACACGGTCCGGACCAGCGCGGGCGGGATGGCCTGCGAGGTGACGTCGACCCCGCGCAGCGGCAAGTACCGGCTGGTCACCGAGTACCTGGCCGACCCGGCGCGCACCGGCGTGCTGATCCGCACCCGCCTCGAGCCGCTGCGCGACTCCGGCCGGGACCTGAAGGTCTACGTGCGGTTCGACGCGAGCATCAACGGCAACGGCGGTGGCGGCCCGGCCAACGGCGGCGGCGACACCGCCACCGTCGACGCGGCGACGAGCGCCCTGGTCAGCGCGGACACGAACACCGTCTCCAGCGCGCCGGCCCGCGACTACGGCACGCCGCTGGCCGCCGCGCTGCGCGCCGACCGCCGGTTCCTGAGCACCGGCAGTGCCTTCGCCGGCACCGCCGGTGACGGACTGGCCCAGCTGGACCGCGCGCACCGGCTCACCGATCCGACGTCGACGGCGGTGAACGGCAACGTGGTGCAGACCGCGCAGCTGGACCTGACCCCGCGCCGCCCGGCCGTGCTGGCGCTGGGCTTCGGCACGGACACGCGGGCCGCCGTCGCGACGGCCGGGGCTAGCCTGCGCACGCCGTTCGACCAGAGCTACCGCGACTACGCCCGTGGCTGGCAGAACTACGACAACGGGCTGACCCCGTTGCGCGGCAAGGACTCCGAAGACACCACTGCCTACTACCAGTCGGCCAACGTCCTGAAAGCCAGTGAGGACAAGACTTTCCCGGGCGCAGTGGTGGCGTCGCTCGGCAGCCCCTGGGGCCAGGCGGTGTCCGCGGGCGACGCGCCCGGCGGCAAACCGGTCTACTTCGGCTCCTACCGCGAGATCTTCGCCCGCGACCTCTACGAAAGCTTCTCCGGCCTGCTCGCGGCCGGCGATCGCGACACGGCGCGGGCGAGCGTGCAGTGGCTGTTCTCCCGCCAGCAGCAACCGGACGGCCGGTTCCCGCGCAACTCCCTGCTCAACGGCAGGAAAGCGCCGGACTCCGGCGGTGACCAGCTCGACGAAAGCGCGTACCCGATCCTGATGGCCCTGCAGGCCGGGCTGGACCGCGACCGGACGCTCTACACCGATCACATCCGCGGGGCCGCCGACTTCGTCGTCGCGCACGGGCCGTCGTTCGGCTCGGAGCGCTGGGAGGAACAGGGCGGCTACTCCCCCTCGACGATCGCCGCGGAGATCGCCGGGCTGGTCGCGGCGGGTGTGATCGCCGACCACAACGGCGACCCGGCGCGCGCCCGCGTCTACCGGGCGACCGCCGACCACTTCCAGCGCAGCATCAAGGGCTGGACCGTGACGTCCACCGGCCCGTACGGCGGCCGGTACTTCCTGCGGCTGACGAAGAACGGCGACCCGAACTCGGAGTACTTCTACAACCTGGGCAACGGTTCGGTGGACGCCGACCAGCGCGCGGTCGTCGACGCCGGGTTCCTCGAGCTGACCCGCCTCGGCGTGCTCCCGGCGAACAACCCCGACGTCACGGCGTCGCTCGGCGTGGTCGACCGCGTGATCAAGCGGGACACCCCGGCCGGTCCGGGCTGGTACCGCTACGGCACGTCGGCGCCGGGCAGCGAGGACGGCTACGGCGACTGCTACGAGCCCGACCCGACGAACTGCGCCCCGACCGGCACCCCGTGGCCGACGACCAACACCGGGTCCGGGCACCTCTGGCCGGTGCTCGCCGGTGAACGCGGCGAGCAGGCCGTGCAGACCGGCGACCGGGCCGGCGCGGCCGCGTTGCTGCGCGCGATGCGGGCCCAGACCGGCGGGACCGGCCTGATCCCCGAGCAGATCTGGGAAAACCCGGCGGTGCCGGCGTCGCCGTACGGCACGGATCCGCGCACCGCCTCGATCGGGTTCACACCCGGGCAGTCGGTCGGCTCGGTCGCGCCGCTGAGCTGGGCGCAGTCCCAGTCGGTGCGCCTGGCCCGCGCGGTGGCGGACGGCAAGCTGCCCGAGCAGCCGGCGGACGTCCGCGCCCGCTACGTCACGCACGCACCACCGGCGGCTCTGGCGGTCACCCTGGACGCGCCGGCCTCGGTATCGACGTCGACCGCCGCGGTGACCGGTACGGCGCCGGCGGGCAGCCAGGTCGACCTGGCCGTCTCGGCCACCGACGCCGGCACGACCACGGTGCTGTCCGTACGGGCCTCCGCGGCGGGAACGTACTCCGCGACGGTGCCGACCCCGCTGGGCGCGAACGTCGTCACCGCGACAGCCACGGGTGCCGGTACGGGCTACGCGCAGCGGACGATCAGCTCGGACTTCGTCACGGGCACCGTCCTGCTGGACAAGACCGACCCGGACGGCGACGACAACGGCCCGGGCGCGTTCACCTACCCGACCGCGACGGACTTCCACGCGGGCGCGTTCGACCTCCAGCGCTTCCAGGTCATCGACTCGGGCACCACCCTGGTGTTCCGCGCCCAGGTCCGCGACCTCTCGCCGACGTTCGGCTCGCCCTTGGGCGCCCAGCTGCTGACGATCTACGCCCACGACCCGGCCGCGACGACGACCTCGACCGCGGCACCGTTCCCGACCCGGGCGTACACGATCGCGCCGGCCGACGCGTGGAGCCGTCGCATCGAGGTCCAGGGCTTCGCCGACCCGGCACTCGTCGACGCCTCGGGCGCCACGCTGGCGACACCGTCGGTCCAGGCCTCGCAGGCGACGAGGTACATCACGGTCAGCGTGGCCAAGCCGGCTTTCGGCAGCCCGGCCGCGGGCTGGACGTTCGCGGTGGTCCTCACCGGCCAGGACGGCAACTCCGCCGACCAGGCGAGGCCCTTCACCCCGACGGCGGGCCAGTACACCTTCGGCCTCTGCGCGGCGGGCGGAACGGCCCCGGTGTGCGGCGCCGACCCGGCCACGGCCCCGAAGGCCCTGGACGTCTTGACTCCGGCAGGAGTCGACCAGGCGGCCGAGCTGGACCCGACCCGCGGGCCGGTCGCGATCCGCGGCGTACCCGTGGGCTGA
- a CDS encoding ATP-binding protein produces the protein MTDPATPGAPPSPTLFHRRTVALAERLPELREALAEWVRALGIGAERVEDVVLAGYEAMANSAEHAYRDQEAGYVDVRAEALAERLIVTVTDYGNWRAPVPTNGLRGRGLLLIDSLTDQCAQVHRDDGTTITMTWLEDAGAAG, from the coding sequence ATGACGGACCCCGCCACCCCGGGCGCGCCCCCCTCCCCGACCCTGTTCCACCGCCGCACGGTCGCGCTCGCCGAGCGCCTGCCGGAACTGCGCGAAGCCCTCGCCGAATGGGTGCGCGCCCTCGGTATCGGCGCCGAACGCGTGGAGGACGTCGTCCTCGCCGGTTACGAAGCGATGGCCAACTCGGCCGAACACGCCTACCGCGACCAGGAAGCCGGGTACGTCGACGTCCGGGCCGAGGCGCTGGCGGAGCGGCTGATCGTCACCGTCACCGACTACGGCAACTGGCGCGCGCCGGTGCCCACCAACGGGTTGCGGGGCCGCGGGCTGCTGCTCATCGACAGCCTCACCGACCAGTGCGCCCAGGTCCACCGCGACGACGGCACCACGATCACGATGACCTGGCTGGAGGACGCGGGCGCGGCGGGCTGA
- a CDS encoding SpoIIE family protein phosphatase, giving the protein MTAADESGPGAVIPGTSRMATRMREFDWASSPLGPPQDWPPSLTTAVRICLTSRFPMIVWWGPDLRFLYNDAYLPLLGTKHPALDKPGERVWSEIWHIIGPMLAGVMATGEATWSEDMLLPINRHGYWEETYWTYSYSPLHDDNGAVQAVFTACTDSTERVIGERRLAALRELGARAGIARTVTEACELVTDVLGRAGADVPYAAIHVRRPGTGDLTLAAVTPGGSGDAAGWPLAEVLADGVPRTVSGLTGKFGELPSGGWSAPPAEALVLPLPGDAGRPATGVIVVAASAGHAVDESYRTFLGLVAQQTAALVNGTVAYQVQQRRAEELAALDVAKTTFFSNISHEFRTPLTLILGPAAELRETLADAGEDVREEVDTIHRNALRLGRLVTALLDFSRIEAGRMQARFEPVDLAEFTAELASVFRAAVERAGLAFEVDCPPLGEPVHVDRGMWEKVVLNLLSNAVKYTFDGTIRVRTGRDGEHAVVTVTDTGIGIAAGELPRLFERFHRIPSARARSTEGSGIGLALVRELVGMHGGDITADSAPGAGTTFRIRLPLGTGHLPAEQVAAGPTPGGIAAEAVEPFVAETLRWLPGPGDDPAAEVVPSGLTGARVLVADDNTDMRDYLTRLLRDEYAVTSVRDGAEALAAASADPPDLIISDVMMPRLDGLALLAGLRGDPRTAAVPVLLLSARAGHEAAVDGLAAGADDYLVKPFSARELLARVRTTIRLARLRTQHTRWRAAMIDSLQEGFFVGDADGRIVEINSAFTELLGYGADGLPYTQPFPWLPAADTDPEGHRQVLDALARTKAQPAGSFVLPMRHRDGHRVWAATAYNELKDDEGRRRLVGTIRDVTAERYAVQRESALAAMNQRLAGESGVPDVLRAAVDLLRDLWQADRVLAVTWPRAGEPELVSTDPGDRRWTGLAAPVRATLDRIRSLPALHAEPAGPAVGTTLDHPDGQLTLWVEPAAGRPLGTEDQTLLALLAGTLAHALRRAHRDDRQREVALALQRSILGPARLPDGFAVRYEPANPPLEVGGDWYDVITLDGDRIGIVVGDCVGRGLAAAAVMGQLRSACRALLLEANSPSHTLTALDRFARQVPDALCTTVFCGVLDPATGSLTYSSAGHPPATLIHPDGTAESLDAGGSVPLAVRVPGTRPEATAVVPVGALLMLYTDGLVERRRESLDDGIDRATGVAHRAHDAELADLASTLMTSLRPAGGYEDDVALLLYRRTVPPLTMEFAAHPDSLASTRHWLRAWLADAELDPDLAQDVLVAAGEACANAVEHAYVSGGGANAHLSASLTGARLVVTITDRGRWKQPPPDNHVLRGRGVPMMEALADAVTVRRASEGTTVTLEWRIGT; this is encoded by the coding sequence ATGACCGCCGCTGACGAGTCCGGCCCCGGTGCCGTCATCCCCGGGACCAGCCGGATGGCGACGCGGATGCGGGAGTTCGACTGGGCGTCCTCGCCGCTGGGCCCGCCGCAGGACTGGCCGCCGAGCCTGACGACGGCCGTGCGGATCTGCCTGACCTCCCGCTTCCCGATGATCGTCTGGTGGGGCCCGGACCTGCGGTTCCTCTACAACGACGCCTACCTGCCGCTGCTCGGCACCAAGCACCCGGCGCTCGACAAGCCGGGTGAGCGGGTCTGGTCGGAGATCTGGCACATCATCGGGCCCATGCTGGCCGGGGTGATGGCGACCGGCGAGGCGACCTGGTCCGAGGACATGCTGCTGCCGATCAACCGGCACGGCTACTGGGAAGAGACGTACTGGACGTACTCCTACAGCCCGCTGCACGACGACAACGGGGCGGTGCAAGCGGTGTTCACCGCCTGCACCGACAGCACCGAGCGCGTGATCGGCGAGCGCCGGCTCGCCGCGCTGCGCGAGCTGGGCGCGCGGGCCGGGATCGCCCGCACCGTCACCGAAGCCTGCGAGCTGGTGACCGACGTGCTGGGCCGCGCCGGGGCCGACGTCCCGTACGCCGCGATCCACGTCCGCCGCCCGGGCACCGGCGACCTCACGCTCGCCGCCGTCACCCCCGGCGGTTCCGGGGACGCGGCCGGCTGGCCGCTGGCGGAAGTGCTCGCCGACGGCGTCCCGCGGACCGTGTCCGGCCTGACCGGGAAGTTCGGCGAACTGCCCTCGGGCGGCTGGTCCGCCCCGCCCGCCGAAGCCCTGGTCCTGCCGCTGCCCGGGGACGCGGGCCGCCCGGCCACCGGGGTGATCGTGGTCGCGGCGAGCGCCGGGCACGCCGTCGACGAGTCGTACCGGACGTTCCTCGGGCTGGTCGCCCAGCAGACCGCGGCCCTGGTCAACGGCACGGTCGCCTACCAGGTCCAGCAGCGGCGCGCCGAGGAGCTGGCCGCGCTGGACGTCGCGAAGACGACGTTCTTCTCCAACATCAGCCACGAGTTCCGCACCCCGCTCACGCTGATCCTGGGGCCGGCGGCCGAGCTGCGGGAGACGCTCGCCGACGCCGGCGAGGACGTGCGCGAAGAGGTCGACACCATCCACCGCAACGCCCTGCGCCTCGGGCGGCTGGTGACCGCCCTGCTCGACTTCTCCCGGATCGAGGCGGGCCGGATGCAGGCGCGCTTCGAGCCGGTCGACCTCGCGGAGTTCACCGCGGAGCTGGCGAGCGTGTTCCGCGCCGCCGTCGAGCGGGCCGGGCTGGCGTTCGAAGTGGACTGCCCGCCGCTCGGCGAGCCGGTGCACGTGGACCGCGGGATGTGGGAGAAGGTCGTCCTCAACCTGCTGTCCAACGCGGTCAAGTACACCTTCGACGGCACGATCCGGGTGCGGACCGGCCGGGACGGCGAGCACGCCGTGGTCACCGTGACCGACACGGGCATCGGCATCGCCGCCGGCGAGCTGCCCCGGCTGTTCGAGCGGTTCCACCGCATCCCGTCCGCGCGGGCGCGCTCCACCGAAGGCAGCGGGATCGGGCTGGCGCTGGTGCGCGAGCTGGTCGGCATGCACGGTGGCGACATCACCGCGGACAGCGCGCCCGGCGCCGGCACGACGTTCCGGATCCGGCTGCCGCTGGGCACCGGGCACCTGCCCGCCGAGCAGGTCGCGGCCGGGCCCACGCCGGGCGGGATCGCCGCGGAGGCCGTCGAGCCGTTCGTGGCCGAAACCCTGCGCTGGCTGCCGGGACCGGGCGACGACCCGGCGGCCGAGGTCGTCCCGTCCGGGCTCACCGGGGCGCGCGTGCTGGTCGCCGACGACAACACCGACATGCGCGACTACCTCACCCGGCTGCTGCGCGACGAGTACGCCGTGACGTCGGTGCGCGACGGCGCCGAGGCCCTCGCGGCCGCGTCCGCCGACCCGCCGGACCTGATCATCAGCGACGTCATGATGCCCCGGCTGGACGGCCTGGCGCTGCTGGCCGGACTGCGCGGCGACCCGCGCACGGCCGCCGTCCCGGTGCTGCTGCTCTCGGCGCGGGCCGGGCACGAGGCCGCGGTCGACGGGCTGGCCGCCGGCGCCGACGACTACCTCGTGAAGCCGTTCTCCGCACGGGAACTGCTCGCCCGGGTGCGCACCACGATCCGGCTGGCCCGGCTGCGGACGCAGCACACGCGGTGGCGCGCGGCGATGATCGACTCGCTGCAGGAAGGCTTCTTCGTCGGCGACGCCGACGGGCGGATCGTGGAGATCAACAGCGCGTTCACCGAGCTGCTGGGCTACGGCGCGGACGGCCTGCCCTACACCCAGCCGTTCCCCTGGCTGCCCGCCGCGGACACGGATCCCGAGGGACACCGGCAGGTCCTCGACGCCCTCGCCCGGACCAAGGCCCAGCCCGCCGGCAGCTTCGTGCTGCCGATGCGGCACCGCGACGGCCACCGGGTGTGGGCCGCGACCGCCTACAACGAGCTGAAGGACGACGAAGGCCGCCGCCGGCTCGTCGGCACGATCCGCGACGTCACCGCCGAGCGCTACGCCGTCCAGCGGGAAAGCGCGCTCGCGGCGATGAACCAGCGCCTCGCCGGCGAGAGCGGCGTCCCGGATGTGCTCCGCGCCGCCGTGGACCTGCTGCGCGACCTGTGGCAGGCCGACCGCGTGCTCGCCGTCACCTGGCCGCGGGCCGGCGAGCCGGAGCTGGTCTCCACCGACCCCGGCGACCGGCGGTGGACCGGCCTCGCCGCGCCGGTGCGTGCGACGCTCGACCGGATCCGCTCGCTGCCCGCGTTGCACGCGGAGCCGGCCGGCCCGGCCGTCGGCACCACCCTCGATCACCCGGACGGGCAGCTGACGCTCTGGGTGGAACCCGCGGCCGGGCGGCCGCTGGGCACCGAGGACCAGACGCTGCTGGCGCTGCTCGCCGGCACCCTCGCGCACGCCCTGCGCCGCGCGCACCGCGACGACCGGCAGCGCGAGGTCGCCCTCGCCCTGCAACGCTCGATCCTCGGTCCCGCCCGGCTTCCCGACGGGTTCGCGGTGCGCTACGAGCCGGCGAACCCGCCCCTGGAAGTCGGCGGCGACTGGTACGACGTGATCACCCTCGACGGCGACCGCATCGGCATCGTCGTCGGCGACTGCGTCGGCCGGGGCCTGGCCGCGGCGGCCGTGATGGGCCAGCTGCGCAGCGCCTGCCGCGCGTTGCTGCTCGAAGCCAACAGCCCGTCGCACACCCTGACCGCGCTGGACCGCTTCGCCCGCCAGGTGCCGGACGCCTTGTGCACCACCGTTTTCTGCGGCGTCCTCGACCCCGCCACCGGCAGCCTCACCTACAGCAGCGCCGGGCACCCGCCCGCGACGCTGATCCACCCGGACGGCACGGCCGAGTCCCTCGACGCGGGCGGCAGCGTCCCGCTCGCGGTCCGCGTCCCCGGCACCCGGCCGGAGGCGACGGCGGTCGTCCCCGTCGGCGCGCTGCTGATGCTCTACACCGACGGGCTCGTCGAACGCCGCCGCGAGTCGCTGGACGACGGCATCGACCGCGCGACCGGCGTCGCCCACCGCGCGCACGACGCCGAGCTCGCCGACCTGGCGAGCACGCTGATGACCTCGCTGCGGCCGGCCGGCGGTTACGAGGACGACGTCGCGCTGCTGCTCTACCGCCGGACGGTGCCGCCGCTGACGATGGAGTTCGCGGCGCACCCGGACAGCCTCGCCTCGACCCGGCACTGGCTGCGGGCCTGGCTGGCCGACGCGGAGCTCGACCCGGACCTCGCCCAGGACGTCCTGGTCGCGGCGGGCGAGGCCTGCGCGAACGCCGTCGAACACGCCTACGTGTCCGGCGGCGGCGCGAACGCGCACCTGTCCGCGAGCCTCACCGGCGCGCGGCTGGTCGTGACGATCACCGACCGCGGCCGCTGGAAACAGCCGCCGCCGGACAACCACGTGCTGCGCGGGCGCGGCGTGCCGATGATGGAAGCGCTCGCCGACGCGGTCACCGTCCGGCGCGCCTCTGAGGGCACCACCGTCACCCTGGAATGGAGAATCGGTACGTGA
- a CDS encoding STAS domain-containing protein, translated as MTTALTLVPGPDGEGDRTLTATGEIDMSNAAAFGSALDRELAAGGDVTVDLTGVTYLDSAGVAVLFDRAQSHDLRLVAPRLLGRVLQVSGLTRVAEVTIR; from the coding sequence GTGACGACCGCACTCACCCTGGTCCCCGGTCCGGACGGGGAAGGAGACCGGACCCTGACCGCGACCGGCGAGATCGACATGAGCAACGCCGCGGCGTTCGGCTCGGCGCTGGACCGCGAACTGGCCGCGGGCGGCGATGTCACCGTGGACCTCACCGGGGTGACCTACCTCGACAGCGCCGGCGTCGCGGTGCTGTTCGACCGGGCGCAATCCCACGACCTGCGGCTGGTGGCCCCGCGCCTGCTCGGGCGGGTGCTGCAGGTGTCGGGGCTCACCCGCGTCGCGGAGGTCACGATCCGCTGA